CACTACCCGAATGTTGGGTGCGCAAGACTACGGAATTTATAGCCTTGTCCAAGGATGGATCAATATTCTAGCGGGTCTTTGTACCGTGGGCATCGTGGGAGCCAATTTACGACTCATCCCAATTTATTTTGGACGGACGGAAAATAACAAAATTAAAGGATCGATATTACTTACCTTAACTACAGTTTCTTTAATTAGTCTTATCGCAGTCATCAGTATCAATCTGTTTCCAGAGGCAATTGCTAATCTTATTGGTCGAAAAAATGAAGAAAATCTAAAATTAGATACTGTAATAATTGCTGCGTTTCAATTTTATGCAGTCAGTATTTTGTTGACCAATATTTATCAAACATTTAATTCCTCATTAAACGGACTTCAACTTATTAAATACAGAGTTATTGGCACTGATATAGCTGGTCCGCTTATTAAACTAGTCTCATTGGCTCTTTTTTTGTTTTTTGGTTTTGAAGTAATGGGCGCATTAAGCGCTAATCTTTTACAGGATTTAACAATTTGCCTACTTAGTTTATTTTTTTTAATAAAAAAAAATCCATGGCTGCGTGATTTTTCAGAAAAGCCTCATATCGAGTATTCGAAAATTTCAAAATTCTCCGGCGCGCTTTTTTTAGATTCAATACTTAACAAATATACTTTTCAATTGGATGTTGTTCTGTTGGGTTATTTTGGTTTTTTACCGGTTTTAGGCTTGTACAGCGTTGCCCAAAATTTACTACGTTTAGTGTACATGCCGAGTTATTCTATTATACAAATTTTTGGACCCATGTGCGGTCAATTATACTCTCAAAATAAAATGCAGGAATTGGCGAGCCTTTACAAAGTCGCAACAAAATGGACTATAACCATGAGTATTCCTATATGTGCTTTCATAATTTATTTTGCACAATCAATTTTAAGTTTATTCGGCCGTGAATTTTCTGGCGGCGTAACCGTGGCGATAATAATCGGCGCAGGCAACTTAATTGCAGACTATTTGGGGATGGCAGGTACTTTAATCCTTGCAACAGGCCGCGCTTATCTTAATTTTATGAATTCAATTATTGTTGCTGTTATCAATATTGCTCTTTATTACTTTTTTATTCCAAAATATGGAATTATCGGTGCTGCAATTGCTCATTCATTCAGTGTTTTACTGATCAATATCATCAGAGTTTCTCAAGTTTGGATTTTATACCAAATCGCTCCTTTCTCAAGAAACCAAACCAAACCTCTTGTTGCATGCTTGGGAGCACTTATAACTGTAATAATCATTGATTCGTTCTATTTACACGATTACAGCTTTTTTAGTGTTTTAATTTTTCTCGCAATAATGGGAATGGTGTATGGTTGCATGTATATTTTAATACTCCGCTTTTTAGGCTTTGACAGCGCTGATCAATTAATTATCGACAAGCTCAAAGCTAAATTTTTTAAATTAAAAAAACGATGACAATCCCAATTCCATTAATAAACGGTTTTCTAAAAAATAAGCTGTACAAGGTCGATCACGCTAGGTTAGTAATGTCGGATTATTTCAATAGGCACCAAATAGAACTGTCAGACGACATTCATGTTAATGCGGGTGCTCAATGGTTGTTTCGTGCTCAAAAAAAAGCTCCTGATGGCGGACTTTCGCGTGGATATTATTTTTCAAATGGTTGGCGTTATTCCCATGTTGGATGTGCGGGCGACGCAGCTGAGACACTATTCAATATGGATAATCGCCATAATGTGTATTATTCCACTGCAATTAAGGTTTCTGATTGGCTGGTTCGGAATCAATTATCTTCCGGAGCTTTTCACAAAAATTATGTGTATGAATCTGAGCCGCGCGTCATTAATACAGCCTTGGCGATTTTTGGCTTAAATGCTGCTTTTAAGCATACTAATGATGAAAAATATTTAATTTCTGCTAAAAAAGCCGGTGACTGGCTGGTAAATGTTCAGGAGCCTGACGGTTCTTGGCGGAAATTTAATTTTATCTACAAATCAGATATTTTTACTTATCATACTAAAACGGCATATTCATTATTCAGGATATTTCAAATAAGCGGCGAAGAAAAATATTTACAATCGTGTATCAAGAATATTGAATGGAGCCTTCAATACCAATTGGCCAATGGCTATTTTCTGAACGCATCGATGAATGGTGATCGTGATCCTCACACGCATTTAATTGCCTATGTTCTTCGGGGGTTGGTGGAAGTTGGAATTGTTCTCAATAATTTGAAATACGTTCATGCCGTTGAAGCGGCCGTTTCAGGGATGATGAAAATATTTTATTCGTTAAAATTTTTACCAGCTACTTTAAACTCAAGCTGGGGTAATTTTAATAACTATTTCAATAAATTTGTACAGTCTTCTTGCCTGTGTGGCGATGCGGAGATTGCAATCGTGGCGTTACGCCTTTATGAATTCTCTAAAAGAGAACAATATTATTTTTTTGCCCGTGATCTTATTCGCGGGCTCAAGCGTATGCATGACACAACCCATCCTAATCTAGACATCCGCGGAGGCTTAAAAGGAAGTAGTAAAATTTATGATGTTTTTTACGAGCAATTTGCCTATCCGAATTGGGGTGTCAAATTTTTCATTGACGCGTTGTTACTAAAAAAAAGAATTGAAATGGAGAGGTTGCCGATAGAATGAAAGTAGTATGCCACACACGATTTGAAGATATCATCGGTCTCGACTTGTTTTGGAAATCGGCGATCTCAGAAATACAAAGCGATTTATACGTTCATTATAATTTTTTTTGGATAAAAAATTGGATCGAGACTGTTTATTCTCAGGATTTGAAAAACCAATATCAATTTAAAATTCTGGTTGCTTATGAAGGTGATTCTATCATAGGCGTTTTACCGTTGATGCTTGAAGTTCGAATGCGTAAAAAAATATTTCCATATCGCTACATGGTTTTTATTGGCCACGGCATGGTTGATTACGCTGATTTTGTGATTCCGCATCATTGCCCATATGAAACCAGATTAAGAATAATTGATTCGTTTTTAAAGTATTTGTTTAAACATCATTACGGGTGGGAAGAAATTAGGTTTGATCTTATTCCTGAATCTTCCCTTAACCTGCCAATTTTGACAAACCTTCTTAATTCTAAAGCTTCGATGACTCTCACTCAAACTTTGAATTTGTTCATTGAAACTAAGGGTAATTGGCAGGACTTTATAGCTACCAAAGGTAAAGATATAACCTCGGATGTGAATAGACGTATCAACAAGTTGAGAAGATCAGGTAGCTTTGAATTTAGATTTAATGAAGCTATTTCATTTGAAAGTTTTTTTGACGAGATCAAACGAATTCATATTAAACGTCAAGACATGTTAAAACGAAATAGTTTTTATCAGGAAACTGGGACGCAAAATTTTGTATTTAACACCATGTTGTGGACTAAAAAAGAAAATATACTAGATTATTGTGCATTATTGCTTAATGACAAAATAATTGCATACATGTTCGGATTTCGGATCAATGCAGTCCGATATTCATGGAATGTAGGTTTTGATCCTGATTTTGCAGAATTATCACCTGGAAAAATTTTACTTTTTATGTGGATCAAAGAAGCATTTGAAAATCCTGAAGTCAACGAATTCAATTTTATGAGGGGGGATGCAGATTTTAAACGAAAATGGACTGAAAAAAACCGTTTAACCTATAAGCTAAGATTTAAAAGTAACAATATGTATCAAAAATTAATAAGTTCATTTCATGGATCCAGATCTTGATCAAATTCGTGAAATAGCCTTGAGAGACGAACAAGCTGTTTCGTATGAAGATTCCTTTAAAAGGACCCGAGGTTCAGTAGGCTATAAAGCGCAGATTGCTGCTATTATTTCATTTTTATCACCGCGAAAAAGTGAAGCTATCATCGATGCCGGCTGTGGCACAGGCATTTATACTCTTGCTTTAGCCCAGCATGTCAAGAAATTGATATCGGTAGATTTCTCTGGACGAAGCATCGATATTTTAAATCAAGAATTAACAAAGAAACAAATTACCAATGTAGCTACAATTGTTTCAGATCTGAGTAGTGTGGAATTTGGAAATGAATTATTCGATAAAGCTATTTCAATTGAAGTATTGCAGCATATCCCGTCGCGGGAAAAGAAAATTCAAGTGTTAAAAAATATCTGTAAAGCGTTGAAACCAGGCGGGCAACTGGTTATATGCGTTTATCGATATGGCGGTTGGATTTCGCCGCCTCAACCGCAAGAAGAATTTAATCATAAAGGAACGGGTTTGTATCGATTTGCTTTTACTGAAACAGATTGTAGAGAATTGCTTGAGGAATCAGGTTACCAAATCGTAAAAAAAAGAGGGCTATTCAATCTTCCTAAAAGAATTCGAAAACGACTACCCGATCAATTATGGTGGCTTGAGTTTCTAAGCACGAAATTTTTGTGGTCTGCAAAGACGGGAGCGTATCTTTTAATTGCTGCAAAAAAAATTAAATAAAAGCGCCATTGTTTTTTTGGCATTTCAGGCAATCGTGGTTGCGCTGTTGTTGCTTATCCAAAAGCCTAATTCCAAAGATCCATACGAATATTCACAAATTGCAGTGAGTTTATTTAGAGGTGAAGGTATTCAGTATCGCTATGTTGCTGATGTCATCCTTCCTCCCGGATTTCCATTCTTAATTGGCGGTTTTAATTGGATTGTTTCCAACCCTGAAATGAACGGCAAAATCGTATGCGTCTTTTCTTTTTTTCTTAGTGTTGTTCTTTTTTTTCTTATATGTCAGCGTTTTTTTAAAAATGATGTATGGGCATTCGCGTCAGTTGTTATCTACTCAATGAATTCGAATGTATTAGTCAATGCAACCAACGGTTACAGCGAGTCGTTGTTCACGGCAATATTTCTTTGGATTGTCTTGTTAGTCCTGAAAAACTCTGGTACATCCAATTTATCTTTGTCGATTAAGTTTGCACTTTTATGGGGATTTTTATACTACATAAGGCCAGAAGGAATTGTCATCGGCGCCATACTTTTCGTTTGGTTTTTTTATCATCGTCCAATTTTACAACAGTTAATTATTCCAATAATCACTCTGATTCTTATTTTTCCGTATATTTTTTTTCTTAAAGAGAATACGGGTTACTGGCAAGTTTCAGGAAAAACTTTTGTGAATTTGACCATGGGCGAATTGCAAAGCCCTTATCAATCAGGCATTGAATCCGAAGAACAACGTTATAAAATTATAGCACAGACGTTGAATAATCCCACTTTATCAAAAGGGATTGTAGAGTATATGAAGGAAAGTTCGCAAGACTTGATAGCGAGATTACCTCACAATTTTAAGCGATTGTTTGAAGTGTACTGGAATTCTTTTTCTCTACTCGGGTTGCTGTGTTTCGGGATCGGATTTTTCAATTTTACCTTAAAAGAAAATATTTTTACAGTGAGTTTACTGTTTCCAGTATTGATCTACGTACTTTTTTTTGTTTTGTACAGAACAATTGCAATATATCATTGGATATGGGTTATTTATATTGTTAATGGAGTGATTGCAATTGGCCATGGATTAAAAAAGAAATTTCCAGAAAAAAACTCGACATGGCCAATTGCCGTACTTCTGATTGCACTGTCAGTTTATCAATTCAGGAGTGTTTTAAAAATCTTTTGGGATCAAGTGTCATGAAACAAAAATATTTTCTAATCACCATTGACACCGAATGTGATAAATCCAGCGATTGGTCCGTACGCTATCCCTTTACTTTCAGAAACATCACTCACGGAGTCGTTGATGTTCTTCAACCGCTATTTAACAGATTTGGCGTTAAACCAACGTATTTATTGAGCCCGGAGATAATTGCCAACGATGAACCTGCATCTATATTTAAAAAATTACAAGGTGATTTTGAGTTAGGCACGCATTTACATGGCGAATATATTGAACCGTTTTCCAACTTTACGACAAAATCGACCGATGAATTTCAGGCCGATTACACCAGAGAAATAGAATTTGCTAAAATAGAAAACCTAACACTGCTTTTTGAAAAAAATTTTGGATATCGTCCAGATTCATTCAGAGCCGGGCGCTTCGGGATGGGTAATAATACTCTTGCTATCTTGGATCAATTAGGATATAAAGTGGATTCAAGTCTTTATCCTTTTTCGATTAATAAAACAATTCAATTTACGCTAAATCGCTACTACTATCCTATCAAACCTTACTATCCATTTGTTAGGAAATTTGAACAAAAGACAAAACGGATATTGGAAGTCCCGCTAACTGTCAGTTCAAAATTTTTTCTCAATCTCCCTGCAGCTTTTGGATCAATGATTTCCAATTCTCAGTTCATGACGGGAGTTGCATATAAGCTATTTGGCAAGGATAAAGTAAAAACTTTCAGTTTAAGACCCAGCTCGCTTTCTGAGAAGAAAATGATTGAAATTATTGACGAATATATTGCACATCATTGTGACGGTGAAAATGTTTTTATAAACATGATGTTTCATAGTAATGAAATAGCTGCTGGCTGCAGTCCTTATGCTCAAACCGACGCTGAAGTACAAAGGCTCGTCGAACGGATTCAAAAAACAATCGAATATGTACAATCACTCAATGCTCGTTTTATAACACTAAATGAAGTTCCAAAATTTTTCAAGCAGGTCGAAAAATAATGCCTTTAAAAGTACTTCACATTACCAGCAACGGCAATATCGGTGGCCGCGAGAAAATGTTATTTCAATTAGTAAATTTGGAAAATAAAGATGACGCTATTGAGCCGGCGGTCTTTTTTAAATATCCGGAAGGGCCGTTTTGTAGCAAGATCAGTGCGCTAGGAGTTGATGTAAAAAGTGACGTCTCATTCCGGATAGCCAGCAACATTATTCGCAGCTTTGAAACATACGATATTTTGGTTTTTCATTTTGTGGATTGGTTTTTATTTTTGTGCGCTGTCTTATCGGGCAGGCCGATTTTATATCGATTGTCAGGTGTTTATTTGCTGACCACGAAAAAATATCGGGATGTATTCAAGATTTTTATACAAGCGTTGTCCAAGAAAATTCGCCGCAAAAATAGTGAGAAAATTGCATCGCAAGGACTTTCTCAAAATAAGACGATGCCAAACTCAAGATCGGTTTATCGTATTATTAAACGTTATTACTTTAGTATGTTCTTACGTTATTTTTGTGATAAGGTCGTGGTCAATAGCCGGTATACAGCATCTTCGGCTAATCGATATTATGGTGTTCCATTTTCCAAAATTAAAGTGATTTACAATGGTGTTGATATTCTTCCCAAGAAACATGAGCACTCATTATTTCGCCGTGAATTTAAATTTAGAGATAATGACTTTTTAATTGGGACGGTGTGTCGATTCGATTTACGAAAGAGAATCGACAGATTGCTGGAAGGATTTCTTTCACTGCAACAAGATGATCAATTTAAAATGATTATAGTTGGAGGTGGAGATCAAAATCTCGAAAATAAATTCAAACAATTTGTTCGTGATCATGGCATAGCCGATAGAGTTTTTTTTACAGGTTTTCGTGAAGATGTCGATCAAATCGTATCGGCACTTGATCTTTTTGTGCTTCCATCGGACAATGAAGCATTTGGCGTTGCGGTCATTGAAGCGATGTTTTTAGAGAAGCCGGTTATTGTTTTCAATGATAGCGGTGGACCCGTAGAGATCATTGGCAGTGATCATGAGATTGGGTTTATTATTGATCATCCTGATGAAATTGCTCAAATTGCGATGCGCCTACGCCAAAATCCCCAATTTGGAAAACACATTGGCAATCGCGCCGCTAAAATTGTCACTGAAAAATTTTCAATCAGTCGGTTTCAACAAGAATTTAAAAAAATATATTTGAATTATTGGAATGATTAACCTATGTGCGGCATAGCAGGTATCATACATATTAACAGGCAACCGGTTGATCGCTCGTTGGTTTTGAATATGGCGCGATCGCTGGCTCATCGGGGACCTGACGGAGATAGCTTTTACGTTAAAGACTATGTCGGCTTGGCCCACCGCCGTTTGAGTATCATCGATTTATCAACAGGCGATCAGCCAATGTTCAGCGATGATGGCAACATTGTGATTATTTATAACGGCGAAATGTATAATTTCAAAGAGGTCAGGGATAAGCTTCAAAAATTAGGGCATGTATTCCGCACAAAAAGCGATACCGAAGTCATTATTCACGCTTATCAAGAGTGGAAGGAAAATTGTTTACACGAATTTAGAGGCATGTTTGCCTTCGTTTTGTGGGATGCTGCAAACCAAATAATTTTTGCCGCCAGAGACAGGATAGGCATTAAACCCTTTTACTATTACTGTGATGATAAAAAGTTTTTATTCGGATCGGAGATAAAAGCAATTTTACAAGATACATCTATTGACCGGCATTTAAATCATTCAGCGTTGCTGGAATATTTGCAATTCGGATACGTTCCGCAGCCGCGTTCTATTTATCAAACTATTCACAAACTTCCTCCAGCCCATTATTTGAGAATTGATTTGAATCGTGGTAGCCCGGAATTAAAGCCTTATTGGAATTTCAGTTTTTCAATTGATGATAATCAAAGTGAGACAAGGTGGCTGGAAGAAATTGAAGGCTGTTTGTCCGAAACTGTGAAACAACACATGATTAGCGATGTTCCCATAGGCGCTTTTCTAAGTGGAGGTGTAGATTCCAGTACGGTTTCGGCTTTTATGGCAAAACATACTCCGAATTTAAAAACCTTTACCATTGGCCTGAATGAAGAAGGTTTTGATGAAAGACCATTTGCGCAGCAAGTTGCCGATCGGCTGCATTCGGAACATTTTGAAAAAAACGTCATTCCTGAGGATATACGTGAACTCTTGCCCAAGCTGGTCTGGCATTATGATGAGCCTTTTGCCGACAGTTCAGCGGTTCCAACTTACTACATTTCAAAAGTAATTCGGGAGAATGTAACGGTTGCGCTTTCTGGCGATGGTGGCGATGAAATTTTCGGCGGATATAAACGATATATCGATACATTAGAATATTTTTCACAGTGGAGTCAAACATCCGAACTTTTGAAGCACATGAAAGCCTTAACCGTCAAAGCAGCACGGATTGCTCCTGCTTGGTTTGTCGGGAAAAATTTTATTCAGCATCAAAGCCAGCATCCGCTTCAGCGTTATTATGGATCAGTCAATATTTTTAAAGACGATCAGATTCAGAGCTTAGTGCGGCAGCAAGTTCCGTATCGAAACAGTTGGTTTGATGAATATTATGATCATGGTCGTGATTTTCTATCCAATATGCAGAATATTGATATCCATACGTATTTACCTGAAAATAATCTCACTAAAGTGGACCGAGCCAGCATGGCCCATTCTATCGAAGTCAGAGTACCGTTGCTGGATCATAAGTTGATAGAACTCGTAGCCAGAACGCCGGCGCGCATTCGTATGAAAAATGGAGAAACTAAATATTTATTGAAAAAAATTACTGAAAAATATTTACCGACAGAGGTACTTTACCGGAGGAAAAGAGGGTTTTCACTGCCTATGAAGGATTGGTTCAAAGGCGACGCATCGCTAATGGAATATGCATCGCATACTATATTAGGCAATGAATTTATCAAAGAGCAATTCAGAACGGATATCATTGAAAAAATGATTGCTGAACATACATTGACTTCGAAGAATCATGCGCCCAGGATCTGGTCCCTCCTTTTTCTTAGTGTATGGTACGATACATACTATAAAAAAATGTAACGTATGTTTAAACTTCTTCTCTATTTTGTAATTAAACTTTATCACATTTTTTCCCGGAAACATCTACTCGTTATTACTAAACGTACTTTCTTAATTCAGGTCTCTTCCGGCATTGGTGATGCACTGATGGCGATACCTTTTTTGAGAGCGCTCAATGAAGCTTTTCCAAATGCCATGATTGATGTCTTATGCAGCGGTCCTACAGCGGAAATTCTTGAGAGTCATCCGGGAATCCGAAAAATTTTCTTGTTGGAGCGGGGTTGGCAATCGATAAAACTTATACGGCAATTACGCTATGAGCGGTACGATGCCTATATTGGTTTAATTCCGAGTAATACGATTCTTCAGATACTCGTTCCTTATTTTGCAAATATTCCGCTGCTCATCAAACACCGTTCGCCTCACCATGGTTTTCGCAATTACGATTTTTTGTTTCATCAAATAGCCGATATACCCGAAGGGCGTCACCGGATTAAGTGCAATGGTGATTTGTTAAGTCGTTTAAATGTTTCTACAAAATTCGGGAATCATTTCCCAGAAATATATCTTCAGGAACAAAATACGGTGAGTGCTGAAAAAAAATTATCGGAGTCAAACTTCAATAAAAGTAAAGCAACGGTCGGCTTTCATCCTGGGTGCAATCCATCGGCATCGTTTAAAAGATGGCCAACAGAACGTTATGCCCAACTTGCCGATTGGCTTCAAAAAGAAATAGGTGTTCAAGTGATCATCGTTGGCGGCAAAGATGAAATGTCCGATGTTCAAAAAATAAAATCTCAGATGGTCTCGATTCCAGTCGTCGTTGCCGGAAAATGTACTTTAAAAGAAACGGCTGCCGTTATTAAAAAATGTTCCTTTTTTGTCACCAACGATTCCGGTATCATGCATTTAGCCACAGCGGTAAAGGTGCCAACGTTTGCGATTTTCGGCCCGAAAGACGACCGCCATATTGGTCCTTATGGAAATAATCATACTGTGATTCGGAATGGAAACGATGTTAAAAATGTTACCCTGGAACAAGTCAAACAAATACTGCTCGACAGTCCTTATGGAATTAAAGGATTAACTAATTCTGCCAATTAACTCAAATTCTCCGGCCTTATAAAAAATTTCCTGACTTTTTTCTATTATTGATTTATATTGCTCGGCTTCTTCAATTCATAACAGATTAAACATGGAAGAGTTTATCGAAATTCGCGGAGCTCGCGTTCACAATCTCAAGAACGTTAACGTGAATATCCCGCGGAACAAATTAGTGGTCATTACCGGTGTCAGCGGTTCCGGCAAATCTTCACTGGCCTTTGATACATTGTATGCAGAGGGTCAGCGACGGTACGTCGAATCGTTATCGACGTATGCGCGTCAGTTTCTGGAGCGTATGGATAAACCCGATGTCGATCACATTAAAGGCATTAGCCCGGCGTTAGCTATCGAGCAGCGAACATTAGCCAAAAATCCGAGATCGACAGTCGGAACAGTGACGGAAATTTACGATTACTTTCGATTGTTATTTGCGCGCATAGGAAAAACTTTTTGTCCTGATTGTAATATCTTAGTCAGGAAAGACACTGTGTCCGGTATTGTTCAGACGATCATGGCTTATCCGGAGGGAACCAAGCTCTATGTCTTATTTCAATCGTCCGTCGATGAAAAGAAAATTTTGGAGTTTCGTGAAAGAGGCTTTAATCGTGTCATTATCGATGATGAAATTCAGACATTTGACGATGCCGCTGCCGTAAAGAAAATTCTAAAATCGAAAAAGATGGAAATTCTCGTCGATCGACTTGTTGTGAACGAAGAAAATCGCTCGCGATTGGCGGATTCTGTCGAGACGGCATTTAATGGCGGTGACGGACGAATTGTTATTCGTTTGCTGGACGGCGCCGATCTGAATTTTTCAAATAAATTTGAATGTAATCAATGCGGACGAATATTTATCGAGCCCGAGCCGCGTCTGTTTTCGTTCAATAATCCGTACGGTGCATGTTCGCATTGCCAGGGTTTTGGCAATAAAATTGAAATCGATATGGATCTGGTCATACCGGACAGAGCCAAAACGTTGAAACAAGGCGCCATCAAACCTTGGACAACGGATGGGTATGCGGATTTTCAAGAGCGTTTGGAAAAAAATGCAAAAAAAA
The DNA window shown above is from bacterium and carries:
- the waaF gene encoding lipopolysaccharide heptosyltransferase II; translation: MFKLLLYFVIKLYHIFSRKHLLVITKRTFLIQVSSGIGDALMAIPFLRALNEAFPNAMIDVLCSGPTAEILESHPGIRKIFLLERGWQSIKLIRQLRYERYDAYIGLIPSNTILQILVPYFANIPLLIKHRSPHHGFRNYDFLFHQIADIPEGRHRIKCNGDLLSRLNVSTKFGNHFPEIYLQEQNTVSAEKKLSESNFNKSKATVGFHPGCNPSASFKRWPTERYAQLADWLQKEIGVQVIIVGGKDEMSDVQKIKSQMVSIPVVVAGKCTLKETAAVIKKCSFFVTNDSGIMHLATAVKVPTFAIFGPKDDRHIGPYGNNHTVIRNGNDVKNVTLEQVKQILLDSPYGIKGLTNSAN
- the asnB gene encoding asparagine synthase (glutamine-hydrolyzing) gives rise to the protein MCGIAGIIHINRQPVDRSLVLNMARSLAHRGPDGDSFYVKDYVGLAHRRLSIIDLSTGDQPMFSDDGNIVIIYNGEMYNFKEVRDKLQKLGHVFRTKSDTEVIIHAYQEWKENCLHEFRGMFAFVLWDAANQIIFAARDRIGIKPFYYYCDDKKFLFGSEIKAILQDTSIDRHLNHSALLEYLQFGYVPQPRSIYQTIHKLPPAHYLRIDLNRGSPELKPYWNFSFSIDDNQSETRWLEEIEGCLSETVKQHMISDVPIGAFLSGGVDSSTVSAFMAKHTPNLKTFTIGLNEEGFDERPFAQQVADRLHSEHFEKNVIPEDIRELLPKLVWHYDEPFADSSAVPTYYISKVIRENVTVALSGDGGDEIFGGYKRYIDTLEYFSQWSQTSELLKHMKALTVKAARIAPAWFVGKNFIQHQSQHPLQRYYGSVNIFKDDQIQSLVRQQVPYRNSWFDEYYDHGRDFLSNMQNIDIHTYLPENNLTKVDRASMAHSIEVRVPLLDHKLIELVARTPARIRMKNGETKYLLKKITEKYLPTEVLYRRKRGFSLPMKDWFKGDASLMEYASHTILGNEFIKEQFRTDIIEKMIAEHTLTSKNHAPRIWSLLFLSVWYDTYYKKM
- a CDS encoding oligosaccharide flippase family protein translates to MKESNQQHISKLAQNSIWAGAGGYLNFFFLPLSSLLTTRMLGAQDYGIYSLVQGWINILAGLCTVGIVGANLRLIPIYFGRTENNKIKGSILLTLTTVSLISLIAVISINLFPEAIANLIGRKNEENLKLDTVIIAAFQFYAVSILLTNIYQTFNSSLNGLQLIKYRVIGTDIAGPLIKLVSLALFLFFGFEVMGALSANLLQDLTICLLSLFFLIKKNPWLRDFSEKPHIEYSKISKFSGALFLDSILNKYTFQLDVVLLGYFGFLPVLGLYSVAQNLLRLVYMPSYSIIQIFGPMCGQLYSQNKMQELASLYKVATKWTITMSIPICAFIIYFAQSILSLFGREFSGGVTVAIIIGAGNLIADYLGMAGTLILATGRAYLNFMNSIIVAVINIALYYFFIPKYGIIGAAIAHSFSVLLINIIRVSQVWILYQIAPFSRNQTKPLVACLGALITVIIIDSFYLHDYSFFSVLIFLAIMGMVYGCMYILILRFLGFDSADQLIIDKLKAKFFKLKKR
- a CDS encoding glycosyltransferase family 4 protein; the encoded protein is MPLKVLHITSNGNIGGREKMLFQLVNLENKDDAIEPAVFFKYPEGPFCSKISALGVDVKSDVSFRIASNIIRSFETYDILVFHFVDWFLFLCAVLSGRPILYRLSGVYLLTTKKYRDVFKIFIQALSKKIRRKNSEKIASQGLSQNKTMPNSRSVYRIIKRYYFSMFLRYFCDKVVVNSRYTASSANRYYGVPFSKIKVIYNGVDILPKKHEHSLFRREFKFRDNDFLIGTVCRFDLRKRIDRLLEGFLSLQQDDQFKMIIVGGGDQNLENKFKQFVRDHGIADRVFFTGFREDVDQIVSALDLFVLPSDNEAFGVAVIEAMFLEKPVIVFNDSGGPVEIIGSDHEIGFIIDHPDEIAQIAMRLRQNPQFGKHIGNRAAKIVTEKFSISRFQQEFKKIYLNYWND
- a CDS encoding class I SAM-dependent methyltransferase; this translates as MDPDLDQIREIALRDEQAVSYEDSFKRTRGSVGYKAQIAAIISFLSPRKSEAIIDAGCGTGIYTLALAQHVKKLISVDFSGRSIDILNQELTKKQITNVATIVSDLSSVEFGNELFDKAISIEVLQHIPSREKKIQVLKNICKALKPGGQLVICVYRYGGWISPPQPQEEFNHKGTGLYRFAFTETDCRELLEESGYQIVKKRGLFNLPKRIRKRLPDQLWWLEFLSTKFLWSAKTGAYLLIAAKKIK
- a CDS encoding terpene cyclase/mutase family protein; the encoded protein is MSDYFNRHQIELSDDIHVNAGAQWLFRAQKKAPDGGLSRGYYFSNGWRYSHVGCAGDAAETLFNMDNRHNVYYSTAIKVSDWLVRNQLSSGAFHKNYVYESEPRVINTALAIFGLNAAFKHTNDEKYLISAKKAGDWLVNVQEPDGSWRKFNFIYKSDIFTYHTKTAYSLFRIFQISGEEKYLQSCIKNIEWSLQYQLANGYFLNASMNGDRDPHTHLIAYVLRGLVEVGIVLNNLKYVHAVEAAVSGMMKIFYSLKFLPATLNSSWGNFNNYFNKFVQSSCLCGDAEIAIVALRLYEFSKREQYYFFARDLIRGLKRMHDTTHPNLDIRGGLKGSSKIYDVFYEQFAYPNWGVKFFIDALLLKKRIEMERLPIE
- a CDS encoding GNAT family N-acetyltransferase, encoding MKVVCHTRFEDIIGLDLFWKSAISEIQSDLYVHYNFFWIKNWIETVYSQDLKNQYQFKILVAYEGDSIIGVLPLMLEVRMRKKIFPYRYMVFIGHGMVDYADFVIPHHCPYETRLRIIDSFLKYLFKHHYGWEEIRFDLIPESSLNLPILTNLLNSKASMTLTQTLNLFIETKGNWQDFIATKGKDITSDVNRRINKLRRSGSFEFRFNEAISFESFFDEIKRIHIKRQDMLKRNSFYQETGTQNFVFNTMLWTKKENILDYCALLLNDKIIAYMFGFRINAVRYSWNVGFDPDFAELSPGKILLFMWIKEAFENPEVNEFNFMRGDADFKRKWTEKNRLTYKLRFKSNNMYQKLISSFHGSRS